In the genome of Dermacentor silvarum isolate Dsil-2018 chromosome 1, BIME_Dsil_1.4, whole genome shotgun sequence, one region contains:
- the LOC119436556 gene encoding uncharacterized protein LOC119436556 isoform X2: protein MFQRLWGKQSTAATMSAASSFIEQTLENSPVVIFSKSYCPFCRKAKQVFDELHVSYVAVELDGRADGSEIQNVLRQMTGASTVPRVFVNKQCLGGCSDLEEMYGKNQLQTLLRSNGLL, encoded by the exons ATGTTTCAGCGCCTTTGGGGCAAGCAAAGTACAGCAGCCACGATGTCGGCTGCTTCAAGTTTCATCGAGCAAACGTTGGAAAATAGCCCCGTTGTCATATTCTCGAAGAGTTATTGCCCATTTTGCAGAAAAGCAAAGCAA GTATTTGATGAACTCCATGTATCTTACGTTGCTGTCGAGCTTGACGGTAGGGCAGATGGCAGTGAGATTCAGAATGTTTTGCGACAAATGACTGGCGCCAGCACG GTCCCAAGGGTGTTCGTGAACAAGCAATGCCTGGGTGGTTGTAGTGACTTGGAAGAAATGTATGGAAAGAACCAGTTACAAACACTGCTCCGGTCAAATGGATTACTGTAG
- the LOC119436556 gene encoding uncharacterized protein LOC119436556 isoform X1, which produces MVSVFQKMFQRLWGKQSTAATMSAASSFIEQTLENSPVVIFSKSYCPFCRKAKQVFDELHVSYVAVELDGRADGSEIQNVLRQMTGASTVPRVFVNKQCLGGCSDLEEMYGKNQLQTLLRSNGLL; this is translated from the exons ATGGTCAGCGTATTCCAAAAA ATGTTTCAGCGCCTTTGGGGCAAGCAAAGTACAGCAGCCACGATGTCGGCTGCTTCAAGTTTCATCGAGCAAACGTTGGAAAATAGCCCCGTTGTCATATTCTCGAAGAGTTATTGCCCATTTTGCAGAAAAGCAAAGCAA GTATTTGATGAACTCCATGTATCTTACGTTGCTGTCGAGCTTGACGGTAGGGCAGATGGCAGTGAGATTCAGAATGTTTTGCGACAAATGACTGGCGCCAGCACG GTCCCAAGGGTGTTCGTGAACAAGCAATGCCTGGGTGGTTGTAGTGACTTGGAAGAAATGTATGGAAAGAACCAGTTACAAACACTGCTCCGGTCAAATGGATTACTGTAG